The segment TACAAGTAAACTTTATCAAACTGCATATTGTTGATCAGATCAGCAATTACTTTCAAATCGAAACTATCTCCCGGTAACATCAAGCGGTCATATCTGGCGCCCATGAGATAGGGAATGATCAGATTCGTTTTTTTAGCGTTTACATTTTCAATAGCATTCGCTGTTTGTAATACCTGAAGTAACACTGTGCTATCTGTAATTGAACAGATGACAGTAACCTCATCGTCTTTATTAATATCCTGAATAACAACATGGGGCTGGTTATCTGGAAACACAAACCGTTTTAAACCCCGGTTATTATTGATATGAATTGTTTTCATTTTGCTTAATTTATAAGCAAATTTAACACGACTTACTGAAATGACCAAATTTTGCTTCATTTTGAAGCAAAATAATTTTAGGTCACTTTCAACTGTCTAAATAATTATTTCCTTTAATTTGTTCTAAAACCGGAATGTTATGGGCTTATTTGATTCATTGTTCGGCCGAAATAATAAAAAACAGGAAATACCAGATGATAAGCATCTCCTGGAACAAGTAGAAGTTGCCCCGGGAATTGTACTTCCAAAACTCTTTGCCGATCACTGGCCTGCAATAGAAAAAGCAGCCATTCCTTTTGTTTCGATTAAGGCACTTCCAAAAGATGACCTTGCGCTGGAAGAAAGCAAATTTGGTCATTATCCCTGCATGCCATTAAATTTTGAGTACCCGAAAGATAGCCAAGGCAGATTCATGTATCCACTTGCGCAAATCAACTGCAGTGATATCCCTCATTTAGAGGGTTATCCTCAATCAGGCTACTTACAGTTTTATATTTCCGGGTTTGATGATGTCTATGGTTTGGATTTCGACGATCAACAAAATCAAAATAATTTTCGTATTCTGTACTTTCAAGAGAATGAAGTTGAACAGTTTAAGGTTGATTTCTCCTTTCTTGATGAGGTAATGCGCAGTGATATGCTGCCTGTATTTAAGCCACATGGCCTTGCATTTTCGAAAAGCGTTGAATATGTGGGTTTACAAGATGTGCATTACGACAAAGTTGAACCGAACCTGCATACTATTGCCAATGCCAATCCTTCTATTCAAGATGATTTAATTGAAATGGCTTATGATACATTTACTAATAATGGTCATAAGATGGGTGGCTATGCTTATTTTACACAGGAAGACCCTCGCAAATACAAAGAAGAATTTGGGGATTTTATTCTGCTGTTTCAATTAGACTCCGACGAACACATTA is part of the Lacibacter sediminis genome and harbors:
- a CDS encoding YwqG family protein, translating into MGLFDSLFGRNNKKQEIPDDKHLLEQVEVAPGIVLPKLFADHWPAIEKAAIPFVSIKALPKDDLALEESKFGHYPCMPLNFEYPKDSQGRFMYPLAQINCSDIPHLEGYPQSGYLQFYISGFDDVYGLDFDDQQNQNNFRILYFQENEVEQFKVDFSFLDEVMRSDMLPVFKPHGLAFSKSVEYVGLQDVHYDKVEPNLHTIANANPSIQDDLIEMAYDTFTNNGHKMGGYAYFTQEDPRKYKEEFGDFILLFQLDSDEHIMWGDVGVANFFIHPDDLAKRDFSKVMYNWDCS